In Urechidicola croceus, a single window of DNA contains:
- a CDS encoding energy transducer TonB, producing MNTKKHTNKLQKSSGLFLQLGLVLTLFTVYTMFEHETEKRTINELIVKSEYQKPDIYQISEEIQIEQEQKQQQETHEELPEPTEVVDIFTTTDDPTVPETQTQISSSDAEVVHANEPLAGLVDVEVDKPFDEDVPFTKIEDVPVFPGCEKGNNEQKKNCFRKKMAKHISKKFNGNLAQQLGLSEGKKVIHVQFIITKNGEIQIDKVRAPHPRLEKEGARVINTLPKMTPGKQRGNPVNVKYIQPITFKIE from the coding sequence ATGAACACAAAAAAGCACACCAACAAGTTACAAAAAAGTTCTGGACTGTTTTTACAACTAGGACTAGTACTAACTCTTTTCACGGTCTACACCATGTTTGAGCATGAAACAGAGAAACGAACTATTAATGAATTAATAGTAAAATCTGAATATCAAAAGCCCGATATCTATCAAATTTCTGAAGAAATTCAAATTGAGCAAGAACAGAAACAACAACAAGAAACTCATGAAGAACTTCCAGAACCTACAGAAGTTGTAGATATTTTTACAACTACAGACGACCCAACTGTACCAGAAACACAAACTCAAATATCTTCATCCGATGCTGAAGTAGTTCATGCTAACGAACCCTTAGCTGGTCTTGTAGATGTTGAAGTTGATAAACCTTTTGATGAAGATGTTCCATTCACTAAAATAGAAGACGTCCCAGTATTTCCTGGATGTGAAAAAGGCAACAATGAACAGAAAAAAAACTGCTTCAGAAAAAAAATGGCAAAGCATATCAGTAAAAAATTTAATGGAAATTTAGCACAACAACTTGGTCTATCCGAAGGGAAAAAAGTTATTCACGTACAATTTATTATTACAAAAAATGGGGAAATTCAAATTGACAAAGTTAGAGCACCACATCCAAGACTTGAAAAAGAAGGTGCAAGGGTAATCAATACATTGCCAAAAATGACTCCTGGAAAGCAAAGAGGAAATCCGGTTAATGTAAAATATATACAACCAATAACATTTAAGATTGAATAA
- a CDS encoding energy transducer TonB produces MEVKKNPKANLENHTVLFFLLGTVLTLLTVYLGIEHKTYDRNIDGLVAVTSDHDDEEDIPDVVIEQIVQPVKPPPPAPEKIEIVEDEKEVEETVIESTETDESEKVEVEEIVEVEEEEYFDEDVAFAIIEDVPVFPGCKGTKQQKKDCLNTSMKKHVARKFNAELAGDLGLSGKQKIYIQFKITKTGGIEILGARAPHPRLEKEAKRVVNLLPKMTPGKQRGRPVNVTYMLPIVFDVQ; encoded by the coding sequence ATGGAAGTTAAAAAAAATCCTAAGGCTAACTTAGAAAACCACACAGTACTATTCTTTTTACTTGGAACAGTATTGACTTTATTAACTGTGTATCTTGGAATTGAACACAAAACATACGATAGAAATATTGATGGGCTTGTAGCTGTAACTTCTGATCATGATGATGAAGAAGATATTCCAGATGTAGTTATTGAACAAATTGTTCAACCTGTAAAACCGCCACCACCAGCGCCAGAAAAAATAGAAATTGTTGAAGATGAAAAAGAAGTTGAAGAAACTGTAATCGAATCAACAGAAACAGATGAAAGTGAAAAAGTAGAAGTTGAAGAAATTGTAGAAGTTGAAGAAGAAGAATACTTTGACGAAGATGTTGCATTTGCAATTATTGAAGACGTACCTGTTTTTCCTGGTTGTAAAGGAACTAAACAACAAAAGAAAGACTGCTTAAATACTTCTATGAAAAAACACGTTGCAAGAAAATTCAATGCTGAATTAGCAGGAGATCTTGGATTAAGTGGTAAGCAAAAAATATATATTCAATTTAAAATTACAAAAACTGGTGGAATTGAAATTCTAGGAGCAAGAGCACCTCATCCACGTCTTGAAAAAGAAGCAAAAAGAGTTGTAAACTTATTACCAAAAATGACTCCTGGTAAACAAAGAGGACGTCCAGTAAATGTAACTTACATGTTACCAATTGTATTTGACGTACAATAA
- the sov gene encoding T9SS outer membrane translocon Sov/SprA, producing MSFCTQVQVFSQIPTLPAGPTLPAQDSIPAVTDSIPTLPYNFSSTESGNLILNNPTTIEVIFDSDLQKYIIREKIGNYYVTQPVYLTPEEYRKYRLRQDMLSYNKEKLKAVGGRTAGSEDAQKDLLPTYYVNSSFFESLFGGNTIEVNPQGSVQVQLGILSQKTENPQISERNRKSTTFDFDQQISASINAKVGTRLGVTANYDTQSTFDFQNLIKLEYTPTEDDILQKIEVGNVSMPIKNSLVTGAQSLFGFKTQMQFGKTTVTSVFAEQKSQTRTVAAEGGSTINEFELRATDYDADRHFFLSQAFRDDYDKALEQYPLISSSINITRIEVWVTNRQASTDDFRNIVALADLAENDPTNISGTNVNPSGPQQDPSNQSNDLEDLLTVPNPVREISTIPQALGPYGLVQGRDYSVLENARRLNPSEFTFNPQLGYLSLNRRLGESDVLAVAYEYTVSGSNEVYKVGELTTDGVIAPDNLVVKLLRSEIINTSIPLWDLMMKNIYSLGAYQMSRDGFRFELLYRDDATGVPTNILQNAETTGITDRTLLNIFSLDRLDQNQFTIDEGDGYFDYVEGLTINSQDGYVIFPKAEPFGESLTPILTDPADEVYIFNELYENTQSQARNNFQNKDKYFLKGYYRSESAGGIPLGAFNVPQGSVTVTTGGRELIEGVDYVVDYQIGRVQIINPALEASNAPIEVSVENNSVFNLQNKRFFGVDVEHKFSDKLLAGATILNLRERPQTQKSLFNSEPINNTIFGLRADYGTEVPQFTKWVNKLPNIDTDVESNFSVRGDFAYLMPGSPKRIELDGEATSYLDDFEGAQIPLELKTPQQWYLASTPQGQPSLIPSNPNNAPISLDYGKDRARLSWYIIDQLFYGGSSLQPSNINDVELSRAEVRRIRYTELFPEQDLDITQSSVVRSLDLAYYPSERGSYNYDTDNVGADGNFTNPEDRWAGITRPLTVTNFEQANIEYIQFWMLDPYEHYSITQEEGLPSGVNPQDPTNQVGELYFNLGNISEDVLKDGRKMYENGLPSDGTTTNVENTVWGKIPTGQSLLYTFDADDTSRLNQDIGFDGLNDEEEVALFGTAFGEDPSSDNYRYFRGSQYDAENASILTRYKQFNNTQGNSPTANLSNESFPTSATTYPDVEDINKDQTMNSVESYYQYRVSLNANDLVVGQNHIVDQKLVTVNLDDGDQKQYRWLQFRIPINTPDDVINEMDGFNSIRFMRMFMTKFKMPVVLRFGELQLVRGDWRRYVKEIDETNNPSPPDLTIAELQNFQVGVVSIEQNESRTPIPYVIPPGIQRERLQGSTRVQLQNEQSLSMKVIDLPAGETRAVYKNVSVDLRMYKQLKMFVHLEDVNNSNISDEEMKAIIRLGSDLNDNYYEIEYPLIVSQENSTSAIDIWPNDINVVLENLGKLKLLRFEDGSFDANDVYPAYGTVSPIEGLEGYEIRVKGNPNLSNIRTMVLGVKNNSSSIQSGELWFNELRTSEFDNEGGWAAVVSADANFADFADVSVTGRMETIGFGGIEQRVNERNQEDTKLYDLVTNVNVGKVLPKKWGIQLPLNYSISEETHDPKYDAQYQDVLFEDAKDINPNSDKSQDYTKRRSISLINVRKERTNTDPENKPKFYDIENVSVSYAYNETQHKDYNVEKYLDQNVRASANYNYAFQPLSIEPFKNWGFLTKKKYLRFISDFNFNLLPSTISLNSNIIRRYNEQTSRSLVEDLPPLPTLKQRNFMFDWDYSIGYNLTRSLQFNFNATNNYVYDGFDRTEDISLFDNFFTVGRPQHYHQKLNGTYQLPIDKLPYLDFVRADYAYTADFDWQAGSQSYVDLVGNTIQNANTHNLSVDVDFSKFYKTSGITKLFTKRTIRAKEVKTGKKDAEGNHIMKKIPAKKLDGNKIGKGVMDVLMSIKKARFTYAENNGTLLPGYVPEVGFLGRDNYSGGLAPSLGFVFGSQIDIRNKALENGWLISRDINNGNPDDDGDYFNRTYAQTHYNKFDASVDISPFRDFDLEINATKIYTKNTTQQIDVVNDLSLNETRFEDNPITELGNFSMSYNMISTAFGSDADAVFQEFKNNREIIAQRLSQESGQPIDGFGVTSQQVMLPAFLAAYSGKNPSSVKTSAFRDIPLPNWLLTYKGLMRFAFFKKNFQSFTLTHGYRSSYSINNYSNNLLYDAENPYVERDIVGNFYNERLFSNVNLIEEFNPLVKVDLKMKNSVSLKAEVRKDRALNLNFNNNTLTEIRGKEYVVGVGYRIKDLKMRFKFDGKNQTVKGDLNLKADLTLRDNKTLIRDVDEDNEQVTGGQRLFSLKFLADYAMSRSLTASFYFDQNSSRYAISTSFPRNSFSTGLMIRYNLGN from the coding sequence TTGAGTTTTTGTACTCAGGTTCAGGTATTTTCACAAATTCCAACTTTACCTGCAGGCCCAACTTTGCCTGCACAAGATTCTATACCTGCTGTTACAGATTCTATTCCAACCTTACCTTATAATTTTAGCAGTACAGAAAGTGGAAATCTAATTTTAAACAATCCAACGACAATTGAAGTTATTTTTGATTCTGATTTACAAAAATATATCATACGAGAAAAAATTGGAAATTATTATGTAACTCAACCAGTATATCTTACACCTGAAGAATATAGAAAATATCGTCTTAGACAAGATATGCTTAGTTATAACAAAGAAAAATTAAAAGCTGTTGGCGGTAGAACTGCAGGTAGTGAAGATGCACAAAAAGATTTACTGCCTACCTATTATGTTAATTCTAGTTTTTTTGAATCTCTTTTTGGAGGTAATACAATTGAAGTAAACCCACAAGGAAGTGTTCAAGTTCAACTTGGAATACTCTCACAAAAAACAGAAAATCCACAAATTTCAGAGCGTAATAGAAAAAGTACGACTTTTGATTTCGACCAACAAATTTCTGCAAGCATAAATGCCAAAGTTGGTACTCGTCTTGGTGTAACAGCCAATTATGATACACAATCTACTTTTGATTTTCAAAATTTAATAAAACTTGAATATACTCCAACCGAAGATGATATTTTACAAAAAATAGAAGTTGGTAATGTGAGTATGCCAATAAAGAATTCATTGGTTACTGGCGCTCAAAGTTTATTTGGTTTTAAAACTCAAATGCAATTTGGAAAAACAACAGTTACTAGTGTTTTTGCAGAACAAAAATCTCAAACAAGAACGGTTGCTGCTGAAGGAGGATCAACAATCAATGAGTTTGAACTTCGCGCCACAGATTATGATGCAGACCGACACTTCTTTTTATCGCAAGCATTCAGAGATGATTATGATAAAGCTTTAGAGCAATATCCACTTATAAGTAGTTCAATAAACATTACACGTATTGAAGTGTGGGTGACTAATAGACAAGCATCAACAGATGATTTTAGAAATATAGTTGCTCTGGCAGATTTAGCTGAAAATGATCCAACAAATATTTCAGGGACTAATGTAAACCCATCTGGACCTCAACAAGACCCATCTAACCAAAGTAATGATTTAGAAGATTTATTAACCGTTCCAAACCCTGTTAGAGAAATTTCTACAATTCCTCAAGCATTAGGACCATATGGTTTAGTACAAGGTAGAGATTATTCAGTATTAGAAAACGCCAGAAGATTAAATCCTTCAGAATTTACATTTAATCCACAATTAGGTTATTTATCATTAAATCGACGTCTTGGCGAATCTGATGTTTTAGCAGTAGCATATGAATATACTGTTAGTGGTAGTAATGAAGTATATAAAGTTGGAGAATTAACGACTGATGGTGTTATTGCACCAGATAATTTAGTTGTAAAGTTATTACGTAGTGAAATTATCAACACATCTATTCCTTTATGGGATTTGATGATGAAAAATATATATTCATTAGGTGCTTACCAAATGTCTAGAGACGGTTTTAGATTTGAGTTATTATATAGAGACGATGCAACTGGTGTGCCTACCAATATTCTTCAAAATGCAGAAACCACTGGAATAACAGATAGAACATTATTAAATATTTTCAGTCTTGATAGATTAGATCAAAATCAATTTACAATTGATGAAGGAGATGGATATTTCGATTACGTTGAAGGTTTAACTATCAACTCACAAGATGGGTATGTTATTTTTCCAAAAGCAGAACCTTTTGGAGAAAGTTTAACTCCAATCTTAACAGACCCTGCTGATGAAGTCTATATTTTCAATGAACTTTATGAAAATACTCAATCTCAAGCAAGAAATAATTTCCAAAACAAAGACAAATACTTTTTAAAAGGATATTATAGATCGGAAAGTGCTGGAGGAATTCCTTTAGGTGCATTTAATGTTCCACAAGGTTCGGTAACAGTCACTACTGGCGGTAGAGAATTAATCGAAGGTGTAGATTATGTGGTAGATTATCAAATTGGTCGTGTACAAATCATTAATCCAGCATTAGAAGCTTCTAATGCACCAATTGAAGTCTCAGTTGAAAACAATTCTGTATTTAATTTACAAAACAAACGCTTTTTTGGTGTTGATGTTGAACATAAATTTTCTGACAAACTTCTAGCTGGTGCTACCATATTAAATTTAAGAGAAAGACCTCAAACCCAGAAATCGCTTTTCAATTCTGAACCAATTAATAATACCATTTTTGGTTTACGTGCAGATTATGGTACCGAAGTTCCTCAATTTACAAAGTGGGTGAATAAATTACCAAACATTGATACCGATGTTGAATCAAACTTTTCTGTACGTGGAGATTTTGCTTATTTAATGCCAGGATCACCTAAGAGAATTGAACTTGATGGAGAAGCAACTTCTTATTTAGATGATTTTGAAGGAGCCCAAATTCCTTTAGAATTAAAAACACCTCAACAATGGTATTTGGCAAGTACACCACAAGGCCAACCATCATTAATTCCGAGTAATCCGAATAATGCTCCAATATCATTAGATTATGGTAAAGATAGAGCACGATTATCATGGTATATTATTGATCAATTATTTTATGGAGGTTCATCATTACAACCTAGTAACATAAATGATGTTGAATTGTCAAGAGCAGAAGTAAGAAGAATTCGGTATACTGAATTATTCCCCGAACAAGATTTAGATATTACACAATCATCAGTTGTGCGCTCTTTAGACTTGGCCTATTACCCTTCTGAAAGAGGGAGTTACAATTATGATACTGATAATGTTGGTGCAGATGGAAACTTCACCAACCCTGAAGATAGATGGGCAGGTATTACAAGACCTTTAACAGTTACAAATTTTGAACAAGCCAACATTGAATATATTCAGTTTTGGATGTTAGACCCTTACGAGCATTATTCTATAACACAAGAAGAAGGTTTACCTTCAGGAGTTAATCCTCAAGACCCAACTAATCAAGTTGGAGAATTGTATTTCAATCTTGGAAATATTTCGGAAGATGTTTTGAAAGATGGTAGAAAAATGTATGAAAATGGATTACCTAGTGATGGCACAACAACAAATGTTGAGAATACCGTTTGGGGAAAAATACCAACAGGACAATCATTACTATATACTTTTGATGCAGACGATACTTCAAGATTAAATCAAGATATTGGGTTTGATGGATTGAATGATGAAGAAGAAGTTGCATTATTTGGAACAGCATTCGGAGAAGATCCATCATCAGATAATTATAGATATTTTAGAGGAAGTCAATACGACGCTGAAAACGCATCAATTTTAACCAGATACAAACAATTCAATAATACACAAGGTAATTCACCAACAGCAAACCTATCAAATGAATCTTTTCCAACATCTGCGACAACATATCCTGATGTAGAAGATATTAATAAAGATCAAACTATGAATAGTGTTGAAAGTTACTATCAATATAGGGTCTCTTTAAATGCTAATGATTTAGTTGTTGGGCAAAACCATATTGTTGATCAAAAACTTGTTACAGTCAATCTAGATGATGGAGATCAAAAACAATACCGTTGGTTACAATTTAGAATTCCTATCAATACACCAGATGATGTCATAAATGAAATGGATGGATTTAACTCAATTAGATTCATGAGAATGTTTATGACTAAATTTAAAATGCCAGTTGTGCTTAGATTTGGAGAGTTACAATTGGTACGTGGTGATTGGAGAAGGTATGTTAAAGAAATTGATGAAACAAATAATCCGAGTCCTCCAGACTTAACTATTGCTGAGTTACAAAATTTTCAAGTTGGAGTTGTAAGTATTGAACAAAACGAATCTCGTACCCCAATTCCATATGTAATTCCTCCAGGAATACAACGTGAAAGATTGCAAGGTAGTACAAGAGTACAATTACAAAACGAGCAATCACTATCAATGAAAGTTATTGATTTGCCTGCAGGAGAAACAAGAGCAGTTTATAAAAATGTAAGTGTTGATTTAAGAATGTATAAACAATTAAAAATGTTTGTCCATCTTGAAGATGTAAATAATTCCAACATTTCGGATGAAGAAATGAAAGCAATAATTCGATTAGGAAGTGATTTAAATGACAACTACTACGAAATAGAATACCCATTGATTGTGAGTCAAGAAAACTCAACATCAGCAATAGATATATGGCCAAATGATATAAATGTTGTTTTAGAGAATCTTGGTAAATTAAAATTATTAAGATTTGAAGATGGTAGTTTTGATGCAAATGATGTATATCCAGCATATGGAACAGTTTCTCCAATTGAAGGTTTAGAAGGTTATGAAATTAGAGTAAAAGGAAATCCAAATTTATCAAATATCAGAACAATGGTACTTGGAGTTAAAAATAACTCTTCATCTATACAAAGTGGAGAATTATGGTTTAATGAATTGAGAACTTCAGAATTTGATAATGAAGGAGGTTGGGCAGCAGTTGTAAGTGCCGACGCTAATTTTGCAGATTTTGCAGATGTATCTGTAACAGGTAGAATGGAAACTATTGGATTTGGCGGAATTGAACAACGAGTTAATGAAAGAAATCAAGAAGACACTAAACTATATGACTTAGTTACAAATGTAAATGTTGGTAAAGTACTTCCAAAAAAATGGGGAATCCAATTACCCTTAAATTATAGTATTTCTGAAGAAACCCACGACCCAAAATATGATGCGCAATATCAAGATGTTCTTTTTGAAGATGCAAAAGATATAAATCCAAATAGTGATAAATCTCAAGATTATACTAAAAGAAGAAGTATTAGTCTTATAAATGTTAGAAAAGAAAGAACAAATACTGATCCTGAAAACAAGCCTAAATTTTATGATATAGAAAACGTTTCTGTATCTTATGCATACAACGAAACACAACATAAAGATTATAATGTTGAAAAATATTTAGATCAAAATGTTAGAGCGTCTGCAAATTACAATTACGCTTTTCAGCCCTTAAGTATTGAACCTTTTAAAAACTGGGGGTTCTTAACTAAGAAAAAATACTTGCGATTTATAAGTGATTTTAATTTTAATTTATTGCCTTCTACTATTTCCTTAAACTCAAATATTATACGTCGTTATAATGAACAAACATCAAGAAGTTTAGTTGAAGATTTACCGCCTCTTCCAACCTTAAAACAACGTAACTTTATGTTTGATTGGGATTATAGTATTGGTTATAATTTAACAAGATCATTGCAATTCAATTTTAATGCCACCAACAATTATGTATATGATGGTTTTGATAGAACAGAAGATATTTCACTTTTTGATAATTTTTTCACAGTAGGCCGTCCACAACATTATCACCAAAAATTAAATGGTACTTACCAACTCCCGATAGACAAACTACCTTATCTTGATTTTGTTAGAGCCGATTATGCTTATACAGCCGACTTTGATTGGCAAGCAGGATCACAATCTTATGTTGATTTAGTCGGTAATACCATTCAAAATGCAAATACACATAATTTATCAGTAGATGTTGATTTTAGTAAATTTTACAAAACTTCAGGCATTACTAAATTATTTACCAAAAGAACTATTAGAGCCAAAGAAGTAAAAACTGGAAAAAAAGATGCTGAAGGAAATCACATCATGAAAAAAATTCCCGCTAAGAAACTTGATGGCAATAAAATTGGAAAAGGTGTAATGGACGTATTAATGTCTATTAAAAAAGCACGCTTTACTTATGCAGAAAACAATGGTACATTATTACCAGGCTATGTACCTGAAGTAGGATTTCTAGGTAGAGATAATTATAGCGGAGGTTTAGCACCATCATTAGGTTTTGTATTTGGTAGTCAAATTGATATTAGAAACAAGGCATTAGAAAATGGTTGGCTAATCTCAAGAGATATTAATAATGGAAACCCTGATGATGATGGAGATTATTTCAATCGTACATATGCGCAAACACACTACAATAAGTTTGATGCTTCGGTTGATATTAGTCCGTTCAGAGATTTTGACTTAGAAATAAATGCAACTAAAATTTATACTAAAAATACAACTCAACAAATTGATGTTGTGAATGATTTATCACTCAATGAAACTCGATTTGAAGACAATCCAATTACTGAATTAGGTAATTTTAGTATGAGTTACAACATGATAAGTACTGCTTTTGGTAGTGATGCCGATGCAGTTTTTCAAGAATTTAAAAACAACCGCGAAATTATCGCACAACGATTATCACAAGAATCTGGACAGCCAATCGATGGATTTGGAGTAACAAGTCAACAAGTTATGTTACCTGCTTTTTTAGCAGCCTATTCAGGAAAAAACCCATCATCTGTTAAAACAAGTGCCTTTAGAGACATCCCTTTGCCAAATTGGTTGTTAACTTACAAAGGGCTGATGCGTTTTGCATTTTTTAAGAAAAACTTCCAAAGTTTTACATTAACCCATGGATATCGTTCATCTTATTCAATCAATAACTATTCAAATAACTTATTGTATGATGCCGAAAACCCATATGTAGAAAGAGATATTGTAGGAAATTTTTATAATGAACGACTATTTTCTAATGTGAACCTAATTGAAGAATTCAACCCATTAGTAAAAGTTGATTTAAAAATGAAAAATTCTGTATCTTTAAAAGCAGAAGTAAGAAAAGATAGAGCCTTAAATTTAAACTTTAACAATAATACGTTAACTGAAATTAGAGGAAAAGAATATGTTGTTGGAGTGGGTTATAGAATTAAAGATTTAAAAATGCGATTTAAGTTTGATGGAAAAAATCAAACTGTGAAGGGAGATTTAAATTTAAAAGCCGATTTAACTTTACGTGATAATAAGACATTAATAAGAGATGTAGATGAGGACAATGAACAAGTTACAGGTGGACAACGATTATTCTCATTAAAATTTTTAGCAGATTATGCGATGAGCCGTAGTTTAACAGCATCATTTTATTTTGATCAAAATTCATCACGATATGCTATTTCAACATCATTTCCACGTAATTCATTTAGTACAGGATTGATGATAAGATATAATTTAGGAAATTAA
- a CDS encoding VanZ family protein — MLKRIKNLLELSAYFNAISITLLIVYLSLSSLEELNVDISVSDKLLHTIAYFVLSMSWLFAVKKSHYSLKLKIIIALAILLFGIIIEVLQGSLTDNRHADYYDIIANSTGILIALLIFGFLFRRFKAI, encoded by the coding sequence ATGCTGAAGCGTATAAAGAACTTATTGGAGCTTAGCGCATATTTCAACGCAATTAGTATAACATTATTAATTGTATATCTTAGTTTATCCTCATTAGAGGAACTTAATGTTGACATAAGTGTATCTGATAAATTATTACACACAATCGCCTACTTTGTGTTATCTATGAGTTGGTTATTTGCAGTAAAAAAATCTCATTATAGTTTAAAATTAAAAATAATAATTGCTTTAGCTATTCTCCTATTTGGTATAATTATTGAAGTACTACAAGGGAGTTTAACAGATAATCGACACGCCGATTATTATGATATTATAGCTAATTCAACAGGAATTTTAATTGCCCTATTAATCTTTGGCTTTTTGTTCCGACGTTTTAAGGCTATTTAA
- the deoC gene encoding deoxyribose-phosphate aldolase, translating to MNISQYLDSTYLKTALQADITVEQTKQNVIHLIEEAIEHQFKLVMIRPEFITLAKKLIDDAKSDVLIGTVIGFHEGINSISDKLKEAQKAIDDEVNELDFVINYNAFKNGQINLIKAEVFKGTKLALENNKVIKWIIEIAALTDEEIIIITQLIRDIVLENFGEEKAKHVFVKSSTGFFKTENGKPNGATFEGMKLIVENAKPLQSKAAGGVRNYDDAIKMIEMGVTRIGTSSAKKIVDGATTEGY from the coding sequence ATGAATATTTCTCAATACCTAGATTCAACGTATCTCAAAACGGCTCTTCAAGCAGATATAACTGTTGAACAGACTAAACAAAATGTAATTCATTTAATTGAGGAAGCAATTGAACACCAATTTAAATTGGTTATGATTCGACCTGAATTCATTACACTTGCCAAAAAATTAATTGACGATGCAAAAAGCGACGTTCTAATTGGTACTGTAATTGGTTTTCATGAAGGAATAAATTCTATTTCTGATAAATTAAAGGAGGCTCAAAAAGCAATTGATGATGAAGTTAACGAGTTAGATTTTGTTATAAATTATAATGCATTTAAAAATGGGCAAATCAATTTGATTAAAGCAGAAGTTTTCAAAGGAACAAAACTAGCCTTAGAAAACAATAAAGTTATCAAGTGGATTATTGAAATTGCAGCCTTAACAGATGAAGAAATTATCATAATTACACAATTAATCAGAGATATTGTTTTAGAAAACTTCGGCGAAGAAAAAGCAAAACATGTCTTTGTAAAATCTTCAACTGGTTTTTTTAAAACCGAAAATGGTAAACCAAACGGTGCAACTTTTGAAGGAATGAAATTGATTGTTGAAAATGCAAAGCCATTACAATCTAAGGCTGCTGGTGGAGTAAGAAATTATGATGATGCTATTAAAATGATAGAAATGGGAGTTACAAGAATAGGCACGTCATCTGCCAAAAAAATAGTAGACGGAGCAACAACTGAAGGGTATTGA
- a CDS encoding acyltransferase, whose protein sequence is MNKDYFAHTSAVIDEGCVIGKGTKIWHFSHIMPNCEIGKNCNIGQNVVVSPKVVLGTNVKVQNNVSIYTGVICEDDVFLGPSMVFTNVINPRSAIKRREEFKTTLVKKGASIGANATIICGNTIGEYAMVGAGTVVTKNIEPYALVIGNPSRQVGWISEYGHRLEFDQNGEAICPESKEKYKLKNNIVTKVTS, encoded by the coding sequence ATGAATAAAGATTATTTCGCACATACTTCTGCTGTTATTGACGAAGGATGTGTAATTGGAAAAGGAACTAAAATATGGCATTTTAGTCATATAATGCCTAATTGTGAAATTGGTAAAAACTGTAACATTGGACAAAATGTAGTTGTATCTCCAAAAGTTGTTCTTGGAACCAATGTAAAGGTTCAAAATAATGTTTCAATATACACAGGTGTAATTTGCGAAGATGATGTTTTTTTAGGTCCTTCTATGGTTTTTACTAATGTAATAAATCCTAGAAGTGCTATAAAGCGACGAGAAGAATTTAAAACTACACTTGTGAAAAAAGGTGCGAGTATTGGTGCCAATGCTACAATTATTTGTGGAAATACGATAGGTGAATATGCAATGGTTGGAGCAGGTACAGTTGTTACAAAAAATATCGAACCATACGCTCTAGTTATTGGTAATCCATCTAGACAAGTAGGTTGGATAAGTGAATATGGTCATCGTTTAGAGTTTGACCAAAATGGTGAAGCCATTTGCCCTGAAAGCAAAGAAAAATACAAATTAAAAAACAATATCGTGACTAAGGTTACATCATAA
- the gcvH gene encoding glycine cleavage system protein GcvH, whose protein sequence is MNIPAELKYTKDHEWVSIEGNIATIGITHFAQSELGDIVYVDVDTLDETVDKDEVFGTVEAVKTVSDLFMPLTGEVIEFNETLEDEPELVNSDPYNDGWMIKIKITNESEIETLLNAEAYKELIGA, encoded by the coding sequence ATGAATATACCGGCTGAATTAAAATATACCAAAGACCATGAATGGGTAAGTATAGAAGGAAACATTGCAACAATTGGAATTACACATTTCGCTCAAAGCGAATTGGGTGATATTGTATATGTAGATGTTGATACACTTGATGAAACTGTTGATAAAGACGAAGTTTTTGGAACCGTTGAAGCAGTAAAAACCGTATCTGATTTATTTATGCCCTTAACAGGCGAAGTAATTGAATTCAATGAAACATTAGAAGATGAACCAGAATTAGTAAATTCTGATCCATATAATGATGGTTGGATGATTAAAATTAAAATAACTAATGAATCAGAAATAGAAACCTTATTAAATGCTGAAGCGTATAAAGAACTTATTGGAGCTTAG